The following is a genomic window from Gallus gallus isolate bGalGal1 chromosome 21, bGalGal1.mat.broiler.GRCg7b, whole genome shotgun sequence.
TACTGcagacccctcacagccccGTTCCCTTTTCCAGACGCGCTCCTTTCTGCAGTGCCTTTCCCTTACCTCGTAGGCCTTGCTGATCTGGATGAACTTATCCTCAGCGCCCGGGTCCTTATTCTTGTCCGGGTGCCTGGAGCGGGGTTGGAAGGACGAGGCGTTACTCCCTGCCGTGCCCCCAGGCCctccccgaccccccccccccgccgcagGGCCCGCTCTGTACCACTGCCGGGCCAGCCGCTTGTACGCCTTCTTGATGTCGGCCTGGCTGGAGGAGCGGCCCACGCCCAGCACTCGGTACGGGTCCCGCTCCGGCGCAGCCTGTGCCGCCAGGAGCAGcggcaacagcagcagcaggccgGCCGGGCCCGCGCGGCCCAGCTCCATGGCGGGcaccggccccggccccggcctcAACCTCGCAGCCACCACTTCCGGCGCGCCCGCCCGCCGTCACCATAGCGACGCTTCCGCTTCCGGTCGCGGGACGTGGATTGCCATGGAGGAGGCGCAGCGGAGCGCTCTGCGGCGCGGCCGGGTGCGGCTGGTGGAGGGGCTGCGGCCGGAGGTGCTCTGGGGGCCGCTGCAGGCCCGAGGGGTTTTCACCAGCGCTATGGTGGAGGACATGCAGGTGGGCTGCGGGGCGTGGCCGGGGGTCCCGGATCCTATCGGCCCGGCGATAGGGCGTTGTGCCCCCTCAGCTCCATGACAggccctggtgaggccgcacgTCCCCTCAGCGCCGTGGCGGGGCTTGGGGTATCCTCACGCCCCCCCCAGCCCATTAGCAGGCCCCGGAGTGTCCCCTCGCCCCCCCAGCCCTATGACAGGCCCTGGGAAGTAGCCGTGTTCCCCCAGTCTGGTAACAAGCCCTAAGGGTTCCAGCATCCTCTCAGCCCTGTGACAGGGTCCCGGGGGTCCTTGTGTCCCCCTTGCCTGGTGACAGGACCCTGTGAGTCCCTGCATCACCTCAGCCCTGTGATAGACCCCCAGTGGCCTCTGTACCCCCTTAGCCCAGTGACAGAGCCCTGGTGGTCTCTGTGTCCCAGGCTGTCCTGTGTCCCCTCCATGCCCATGACATGGCCCAGGGTACCCCTGTCTCTTCCACTGGCCATCTGCAAGGTGCCCTCTTGTCCTTCCCTTTGTTCCCCCCTCCATAATACTGGTGGCAAGCTGATTTGGAAAGTGTCTTCTTATCCCCATGGTGACATGTTGTGGGTGTCCCCTGGTTCTCCCATCCCCCAGAACCAGGGCTTCTCGTTCCCTCCTTCTGTCTCCAGTTGGTTGTTGCCAACACTGCGGTGGAGGCAGCAGAGCCGAAGGGCTCGGGAAGCATCACCAAGCCTTGTCCCTGCCttccctcctctgcagagcaccGGCACCCGAAGGGAGCAAGCACGACAGCTGGTTATTGACCTGGAGACCCGTGGGAAGCAGGCCTTCCCAATATTCCTCTCCATCCTGAGGGACACCGGGCACGGTGACCTGGCTGACATGCTGGATGAGGGCTGCGGAAGCCCGATGTCCCCACCTGTGGACCTGAGGCctgtgcagctggagctgcctggAGATAGGCGTGACAAAAGTAAGTAATGAGAACATGGTTCTTAGCATGGCAAAGCGCAGGATGGGGTGTAGCTGCTGGGTTCCTTCTTGCTGTAGAAAGTAGGCTGCGAAGTCCTGGTTTTGTTATCTTCTGGCACAGGTTGTAGTGGCGACTACGTGAGTTTGTTGGGAGAATGTTGTGCTTTCTGGTAGCAGAAGTGTTGAAGCTCCAGCTGTACTCTAGcagcttccttctgcttttcacatgTAGCCTTTGTATTACTGTGCTGAAAACAGGTTTCGCTGTGTCTTTGCTACTCCTGTTTTGCCTTTTAGCTGTTGGTGCAGCTCATACAGCTGTCATGAGAAACCTCACTGAACTCAGATAAGAGAAAAACGGAAGTGGTTTATTCTGCCCTTGCGGTGGTGTAGCTGCAAGCTGTGGTCCTTCAGGGGAACCAGAACTGCTTAATTCTAATGTGAAATTGGAAggagcagaaggggaaagaTGACTCTCCCGTGCCATTACAGGTGTGAGCACTGCGGAACGCTTGTCCATCCCAGTCCAACCTGAGAGTGAGCGATTTCGGATGCCTCCGGCACCAGCCCAGGGTAAGGGTTGTCCTGCAGCCCTGAGGGAGGTCTGACATCCCGTTAGTCCGTTCCTTGCTTGtcctggcacagggctgggtgTCTCTGTGAATTGCAGACCAGCTAGGATGCATGCTAGGTGGGAGGTGACCCCAACTAAATAGTGTGTGATATCCCAGGTGGAGAGGATAAGCATGTGCTTGAGGTCCAGGCTCTAACTGCTGAGACTCTTTCTCTTTGTGGTTTGAGAGATGAGAACTAAATGCTGCTTCtggtgtggggtggggtgggaagggcTGGGTGTCACCCGTGTGTGACAGCTGACAGGGCAAGGTTGGTGTTAATTAGGTATAACATCTCATTGTTGAGTGCTAAGGGCTAAATCCCATTTCTGTGTGGTGTGTTGTAGGTTCAGCTGTTGACAAGAGTGACCACAGACTGGTTAGTATTCTagatccttttcttcctttccagtttgtttgttgttgtattGGGGTTCTTTGCTGCCATTCATCTCAGAGATTCTGTTTGCAAGGAATTTGTGCTTTAAGAACTGAAAAGGCAGAGCAAGGCTGAAGATATTTAAGTGTTCACCCTCACGTGGCAAAGAACAGAATGTCCAAAAAAAGCTCTTATTGTGTCTTAAGCTTCTACCTGGGCTAAAGAagtcccacagcacagagctccagagctgctgcagctggaagcagtgctgtgaCAGCCAGTCCTTGGTTCTGGGACCTGAGGAATCATGCTGGGGCTGACGTGGCTGTAACCAGAGCAGTGTGCTCAGAGTGGGTCAATCATTAACCAGCTCCTCCTTGGGATCACACGAACTGTGCTGCAAATAACGTGACACGGAGCTAAATATGGTGCTTACACAGTTTCCAGCAAGACAGCTAGAGATTTCCTCAGGCACCAAGTCATGTGTTGTTTGTAAAGCGGTGTTTTGACTTTGTAATCACTGTGTTGGGAAACAGAAGTAGGGAAAACAACAGTCAACATGTGCAGCAGCTTTTGCACGTTAGGAGGCTCACAGTGAAGCAGGCATTGAGCATTCAGAAACGTTGGGTGCTGCCTTCTGACAGCACAGCTCATACctgaggcagggcagggagTTTGGCTGTGTTCACCTGGCTGGGGTTTGGAGGGCCCTCCCAAAATTAATGTATTGGAGTTGATGCTGAATCTGACTACCCAGGAAATGGATCTGCCTGTTGTCTTGACTCCTGGAGCACGCTCTCTGGGATctcaaaaaacacagaaacctAATCTTGTGGCTAAAGTAGTGGccatttttctgtgaatttgacaatttctttttccctggcTGCACATTTAAATAATGTGAGCATGGAGAACTGACACTATTATACATCCCCAGGCTTAGAGATGTGAAAAAACTGGGAAAAGAGCTGTTTTAAAGACTCCTCTTCCATGTTTACAGCGTGTCCCACCGGACTAGCTGGTGAATGCTCTGAATTAGGGGGTGTTTAATTGTGACTGACAAGTCCTCTTGTGCATGCCAGGTGTACCAGCTGCGAGCAGACCCTTGTGGGCACTGCCTGATCTTCAACAATGTCAGCTTCAGCAGAGACTCTGATCTGTCGACTCGAGCTGGCTCTGACATAGACTGTGAGAAGCTGGAGAAGCGTTTCAGGTCCCTGTGCTTCCACGTCCGGACCCTGCGGAACCTCAAAGCTCAGGTGAGGGTGACAGAAGGAGGACCTGGTCCTCTTCAGGCTGGATTGTGATTCCTGGATGCGATGTATAGGGATGTATGTGAGTCTTACTGTGTGCCAGTGGTTTTTGTGGTCTGTGTGGGAGGTGTCTGTTATCACTTTTACtggacagaaagcagcagagatccAACTGGGTCTGATAGGGCAGGGCTTGGCAGTAATCTGCGGCCACTGTGCTGCTTAAAACATGATGTTTTTTATGTAGGAAATTGATGTGGAGCTGCGGAAGCTGGCGCGGCTCGACCACAGTGCCCTGGACTGCTGCCTCGTGGTCATCCTCTCCCATGGTTGCCAGGTGGGTTTGTGCTCCTCTGACATCTGTTCTGAGATCCTGCATCTGGGTGAAAGCAGACACAAGGttctctgctgcagtgcctTTCCAGAGGTCGGTGGGCTTTGGTCAGGAGTTGTTAGCTTCTGAACGTGGAATTGAATGAATGAAATTATGAATTCTGAATCTGTACCTCAGAACCGAGTGGTGGGCAAAGAGCAGAAGGAGGTGGTGCTGACCTTCATACTGCAGTCCTCGAGTGCTTCCTGATTCTCTGGCTCTGCCTGGAGAGTCGTTAGTCATGATTAACGCTAATCATCACAAGGTATAGGCCTGGAAGTTAGAGGAGATAAATTGTTCCTATAAGGGTTGTACATTATGTGCCCCTTGTCCTGGAGGATAAAGAATCTCATTGCTGGAGGAGGTGGAATAGGAGTTGGGTCGTATTGAAAGGTTGGATTTCTGGGTATCACAGTGTCTGCTGGGAACCCCTTtgccctgctgcagtgtgcATATTTGCACAGCTATGAGGAAGTGAGATTTGTTCTGGAAACTTTATGCTAGAAAGTGATGGGAGAGAGAGAACACTCATGCAGAGATGGGTTCCCTCTGAGCTCGCCTTTCCTTCTGTGTTAACAGCTCTTGGATTTTCCTCTTCCAGACAAGCCATATTCAGTTTCCCGGAGGGATTTATGGAACAGATGGCAAAATCATTCCAATCGAAAGGATTGTGAACTATTTCAATGGGTCCCAGTGCCCGAGTTTGAGAGGAAAACCCAAACTCTTCTTCATCCAGGCCTGTGGAGGAGGTGAATCTTTGTGTTGCCAATAAGCTGTTAGGTGTGAGCAGGCTGGTGAGATGCGGTTAGGCTTTGCCTTCTTCTTTCCATGTCTGTTGCCCTTTTATTCAGGTGTCTTCTGGCACTCCCAACCATGTATTCTTGCTGCTAACATGGGTTGAGTTTCAGGAGCATCTtgcaggagggcagcactgGTGGTTTCATTGTGCACCAGGACAGTTCCATTGTGCAGACTGGGGGCTGTGAGATGGGAGGAGGGCAGTAGTGGCATCCCACGCCCCACATCCAGGTGCAGTCCACCTGTTCTCTGTTTAGCAACAAGggtagaattgtagaatggcttgggttggaaggaacgTTGGGAGGTTGGTTGGAAGGGCTTGGTTAATGGGGAGCCTGATGGCTCTGACTCTAGCAGCACtgtcagagagcagaaaagcGTGGTTTTGTTGgaggattttttcctcttagaatTGTTAATAGAGGATGTATGGCTGCAGAGCGTGTCAGATGTGAGCGAGAGCTGTTCTTGCTGCCACTTCTTGCAGAACAAAAGGACCAAGGATTTGAGGTGGATTGTGAATCACCCCAAGATGAAACTTGCCGACGTTCCATAGAGTCGGATGCGATTCCTTTCCAGGCTCCATCAGGGAATGAGGACGAGCCAGACGCCGTCGCCAGTTTGCCCACTCCTGGTGACATCTTGGTGTCCTATTCAACTTTTCCAGGTGAGATAACTGCACCAGGCAAATGATTTGCACAGGCAATTGGTGCTGAGTGTGCTTGGCCAGCACTCAAGACATCATCCTAATTCTGCAGCTGGATTTTGGAGAAAGCCACCACCAAACTGCTGTGCCACTGCGTAGTGTCACCAGTAGTCAGTGTTTGCTACTCAAGTTAGGGGCAACCACCTGTTGGAGGTGGTGTGCAGGGAGATGCAGGCACTGCAAGACTGCAGGagtcattttctcctttctctgaagGTTTTGTGTCCTGGAGGGACAAGGTGAGTGGCTCGTGGTACGTGGAAACCTTGGACAGCGTACTGGAACATTACGCCCGTTCTGAAGACCTGCTAACCATGCTACTTCGGGtaaatgtcttctttttttaaccttattttTGTAGTGTTAAAGCAATGGAGGCAATGATCAGAGCTGCCATCTGTCAGGGTAGGCAGGCAGTTTGTAAAGGGTCTTGATACCAAGCGTGCAGTGCACCTTCTGTTCCCAGGTGTCAGACATCGTATCCACCAAGGGGAGGTACAAGCAGATCCCGGGCTGTTTCAACTTCCTACGTAAAAAATTCTTCTTCCTGTGCAAGTGATGTGGGGCTGTCGAGGTCCCCATCAATCTGAGGATTGCTTCCCTGTGGCTGGATGAAAGCTGTCCCTGCTGTGACTTGAACCAGGTGTTCCTGGTCTGGCTGTGGAGGGATCTGTCCTGAGAAATGCGACCTGTGCACAAGCTGCAAGATGAGGACTGGCCCTGTCCCAACCTGTGGGGACAATCAGTTGTAGGGaacatgctttagcaggggggttgggcTTGATGCTCTCCAGAGGTgtcttccaacccctatgattctgtccCAGTGATAGGAAGGGGGAGGGGATGTGTGTTGGAATCCCCAGTGCCAGAGTGTGCCGGCCCAGTGATCCCATTGTGGAGTGAGGGCCTCCAGCTGTGCCGTGGCTGTGCTCTCCTTCCTGGTGAAACTGCAGTGGATTGGAGGATTCAGTGGAATCAATTGATGGAATCAatggaagtacatgatttttgcaacaagagatttttctgtttgagtgaaataaaaaccagaagccaaaaaaaacccacaaccttttgctctttgtaccctgttttctgttctctctggTGTCCTTTTTCAGTGTATACGTACTGTTAGCTCTAGAAAAGCTTTGTTGCATTGTCACTATGACCTTGGTGTGCACAGTACCCCGTACCTAGAGCTATAGAATATACATGGAAGACATCTTTGGGCAATCAAACTAGAAAGTTAGGACGAGTTTTAATGTGTATTGGCTGTAGGTGTgtcactgagggacatggaggggatgggttgaggttggacttggtgatcttggtGTAAAACTAGGGAGAACATCCCAGGTTCTACGGTCAGTACAGTTAGTATGCACTTTGGCTGCTAGCTGTTTCCCCTTGGAATGTATTATTTGTGAGTTATTCAGTAAATGATGCTTATGCAACTGCTGTTTTTCTAATACTCAGAGTAGTAAATGTTTCTGTCAGTCTTGTCAATAGCACAAATGCCTGTCCTTCACCCTAATTGCAGCCCACATCGCTGCCACACTGTAAATTAAAGAATCTTTCCAATGTAGGAAAGATTGAAGGAATACAGAGTGTAGATGTGTGGACTCAGCTCCCTGGGGGCTCATCCCCCTCCTGTGGAGGGGCCCTGGCTCCACCACACGCCCCCCTTAGACCCCACAAATAACCACAGTGGCACGCAAGGCTGGTTGTTTCCCTTTATTGCACACCATGATGTGTGACCCACGCTGCGCATCCTCAGTTCTCACTGATTTTCTGCCAAAGACAAAGGGATGAGACCACGGTCAGACCTCCACGTGGAGAAGGACGGAGGGGACCCACCCCCAGAGCTCTGCTCACCTCGTTGATCCAATCGATGTAGGCGGACACCCGCGTGAAGACTGTTGGTTTCTTGGCTGTGTTGCAGCCCCAGGAGGAGCCGAAGCTGACGATGCCGTGCACCTCCCAGAGGCCATTGCGTTGGCAGCTCAGGGGACCACCCGAATCCCCCTACCCGGGCAGGGCACCGTATTACACCCATACACCCCATAGCTCCCCATCTCCATTCTTCCAACCCCACCACAGCCATTGGGGATGGCCAGCAGCCCCATCACTCACGTTGCATCCTGAGACGACACCGTCACCACCAGCGCAGACCATGGAGGTCCTCACCAGGCCGCCCCACCAGTCGCTCTGTGAGCACGTTGCGTAGTCCACCACGGGCAGCAGGGCCTGCTGCAGGACCTCCGCCAGCGGCCCGTTGGCTGCAAAgacagcctcaagttgcacccATATCCAATTCTGACCCTTTCAGTTCCCTCTGTGGTCACCCTGCTTACTCCAGAGGCGTCCCCAGCCAGTGATCTCGCAAGGGTAGTCattctccagctccagcccGCTGGgcggcaggcaggcagcctggATGGTGTCACTCTCCTGCACTGGTTCCGTCAACTTGATCAAAGCAATGTCATTGCTGCAATGACAAAACCCTATAGAACACAGTCAACCAACACAGCCCGTAGAGAGCCACCAACCAAACCTTGTAGGGCACCACCAACCAAACCCCATTGAGAACTGTCAACCAAACCCTGTAGAACGTCACTTAACAAACCCTGTAGAGCACCACCAACCAAACCCCATAGAGTGCCTCTAACCAAACCCTGTAGAGCACCACCAACCAAACCCCATAGAGTGCCTCCAACCAAATCCCGTAGAGCACTGCCAACCAAACCCTATAGAGAACTGTCAACCAACCCAGGAGAGTGCCTCCAACCAAACCCTGTAGAGCATCACCAAATTCTGTAGAGCACTGCCAAGCAAACCCCATAGAGTGCCTCCAACCAAACCCTGTAGAGCACCACCAGCCaaaccccatagagagccaCCAACCAAATCTTGTAGAGCACTGCCAACCAGACCCATCCCTGCACCCAACCTTGGGTTGGCacacctcctccctcccccctttgCTGCCTACACGATGAGGAAGGAGTTCCACTTCTCGTGCACAACGATCTTCTCCACCTCAGCCACCACCGCGCCGTCGTCCTCCACTGCCAGGTTGTGCTCGCCCAGCACCACGCGGTACGTCAGGGAGGAGCTGCCAATGGCCATCAGCATGGGGGCACACGTGTGGGGTGGCGTGCCCCACGGGTGCCCCCCAGCCCTACCTGATGCAGTGTGCGGCCGTCAGCACCCAGCTGGGGGAAATGAGGGTTCCTCCACAGGTGTGCCTCCAGGCACCATCGCGGCTGTACTGCAGTGAGATCTGGACGGCGGCACGGAGTCATGAGGGGTGGTGGCCACCCATCCCCATGCCACCAACGGTGGGGATGGACCCCATGTGGCACATGGTCCCCCCCCCCTTACCTGCCATGGCCAGCTGTGAGCACGGGCGTCCTCACCGCCCACCACGCGAGCGCCTAACAGCGGTGGCACCGCTGGCTGCCCACATCCATAGGCTGTATGACACCCAGCATGGGGACATCAGCATGGGTatggcccccagccccatcaacacccccctccccatgccctcACCCACCATAGCCCAGCAGGATGGCGAGACACACGGCCCCCAGCATGGTTGTAGGCTCCCAGTGTGGCAGAACCAAGGATCCTCTGTCTTATATAGTGGTTGTGCCCCTTCCTGCCTTGGGCACGTGGCCTTCGCCCTGGTGACAGGTGGCCAAATCCCACAGCCTGCACGCCCACCTTGTGCTATTTCTtatcagagcagcacagcccacctGGGAATGGATGCACTTGTCCCATGTACAACCCCACAGATGTGGCCCTGACCGTGTCTCCAGGCATGAGGGGACGTGGGGGTCCCACTCTGACACCCAACGCAACCCAAGTAAGAACAACACTTAggaaatataatatttatttgggatttaaaaagaaaaaaaaaaaaacaacacagcgAACAACACATCCATACAACAGAATGGAAGCAGCTGTTGGGACAACACCTTCATGGG
Proteins encoded in this region:
- the CASP9 gene encoding LOW QUALITY PROTEIN: caspase-9 (The sequence of the model RefSeq protein was modified relative to this genomic sequence to represent the inferred CDS: inserted 3 bases in 2 codons; deleted 2 bases in 2 codons) — encoded protein: MAGTGPGPGLNLAATTSGAPARRHHSDASASGRGTWIAMEEAQRSALRRGRVRLVEGLRWAAGRGRGSRSYRPGDRALCPLSSMTGPEHRHPKEQARQLVIDLETRGKQAFPIFLSILRDTGHGDLADMLDEGCGSPMSPPVDLRPVQLELPGDRRDKSVSTAERLSIPVQPESERFRMPPAPAQGSAVDKSXTTDWCTSCEQXPCGHCLIFNNVSFSRDSDLSTRAGSDIDCEKLEKRFRSLCFHVRTLRNLKAQEIDVELRKLARLDHSALDCCLVVILSHGCQTSHIQFPGGIYGTDGKIIPIERIVNYFNGSQCPSLRGKPKLFFIQACGGEQKDQGFEVDCESPQDETCRRSIESDAIPFQAPSGNEDEPDAVASLPTPGDILVSYSTFPGFVSWRDKVSGSWYVETLDSVLEHYARSEDLLTMLLRVSDIVSTKGRYKQIPGCFNFLRKKFFFLCK
- the CTRC gene encoding chymotrypsin-C precursor encodes the protein MLGAVCLAILLGYAYGCGQPAVPPLLGARVVGGEDARAHSWPWQISLQYSRDGAWRHTCGGTLISPSWVLTAAHCISSSLTYRVVLGEHNLAVEDDGAVVAEVEKIVVHEKWNSFLIVNDIALIKLTEPVQESDTIQAACLPPSGLELENDYPCEITGWGRLWTNGPLAEVLQQALLPVVDYATCSQSDWWGGLVRTSMVCAGGDGVVSGCNGDSGGPLSCQRNGLWEVHGIVSFGSSWGCNTAKKPTVFTRVSAYIDWINEKISEN